Proteins from a genomic interval of Lysobacter arenosi:
- the pssA gene encoding CDP-diacylglycerol--serine O-phosphatidyltransferase yields the protein MDELQQTPRPRGRGIYLLPNLFTTGGLFAGFYAIIAATEGRFDDACIAVFVAGILDGLDGRVARLTNTQSEFGVQYDSLADLVSFGLAPALVMYHWALSATRLDGPIPGKIGWVAAFLYAACAALRLARFNSQVGEVDKRWFIGLASPAAAGLVASFVWTCDDMGYSGEQLRYAALAVTVVAGLLMVSRLRYFSFKGGGPRHDRVPFLAIVVVLAVLVAIAIDPPRVLLVIGGLYALSGPGYAAWRKLRRPAAAEAGT from the coding sequence ATGGACGAATTGCAACAAACCCCGCGGCCGCGCGGTCGCGGCATCTACCTGCTGCCGAACCTTTTCACCACCGGCGGCCTGTTTGCCGGCTTCTACGCGATCATCGCCGCCACCGAGGGCCGGTTCGACGACGCCTGCATCGCCGTATTCGTGGCCGGCATCCTCGACGGCCTGGACGGCCGGGTGGCGCGCCTGACCAACACCCAGAGCGAGTTCGGGGTGCAGTACGACTCGCTGGCCGATCTGGTCAGCTTCGGCCTGGCTCCGGCGCTGGTGATGTACCACTGGGCGCTCTCGGCGACCCGGCTCGACGGGCCGATTCCCGGCAAGATCGGCTGGGTCGCGGCCTTCCTCTATGCCGCCTGCGCGGCACTGCGGCTGGCGCGCTTCAATTCCCAGGTGGGCGAGGTCGACAAGCGCTGGTTCATCGGCCTGGCCAGTCCGGCGGCGGCCGGGCTGGTTGCCAGCTTCGTCTGGACCTGTGACGACATGGGCTACAGCGGCGAGCAATTGAGGTACGCCGCGCTGGCGGTGACCGTGGTCGCCGGCCTCCTCATGGTCAGCCGCCTACGCTATTTCAGCTTCAAGGGCGGCGGTCCGCGCCACGACCGTGTGCCGTTCCTGGCGATCGTGGTGGTGCTGGCGGTGCTGGTGGCCATTGCCATCGATCCGCCGCGGGTGTTGCTGGTGATCGGTGGCCTGTACGCACTGTCGGGCCCGGGCTATGCGGCCTGGCGCAAGCTGCGGCGGCCGGCAGCGGCCGAGGCGGGCACATGA
- a CDS encoding ABC transporter permease, with protein MARRMACEGRMREHPRAGMTARPRLRQPPAPTQVSSRRGSMTDTSAHPPLIAADGHTPSRLRLSGSWTLDYATQIGEALLDAPDAIDAVDATGVDRMDSVGVLQLLRFARRHGIEFDAFTFHDDHRALVTAIEDVADDRPRRKREYGVSAALARLGFAVSDNYREARALIGFFGETQLKLLRMFKEPSRFRPTATVHHMEQVGLDAVPLIALLCFLVGAVVAFLGANILADFGAQIYVVELVSIAFLREFGVLLTAIVLAGRTASAFTAQIGAMVSREEVDAIRTLGMDPVDLLVIPRMLALLVMLPLLTFIAMVFGLIGGLTVGAYNLDIPPQQYLARMHETMELRHFLVGLSKAPVFALLISLIGCLEGLQVEGTAQSVGERTTSSVVQSISMVIVLDAFFAIWFMEMGI; from the coding sequence ATGGCGCGAAGGATGGCATGCGAGGGCCGGATGCGGGAGCACCCACGTGCGGGCATGACGGCCCGGCCGCGCCTTCGCCAACCGCCGGCTCCGACTCAGGTATCCTCGCGCCGAGGCTCCATGACCGATACGTCCGCGCACCCGCCGCTGATCGCCGCCGATGGCCACACGCCGTCGCGTCTTCGCCTGAGCGGCAGCTGGACCCTCGACTACGCGACCCAGATCGGCGAGGCACTGTTGGATGCGCCCGACGCCATCGACGCCGTCGATGCCACCGGCGTCGACCGCATGGACTCGGTGGGCGTGCTGCAGCTGCTGCGCTTCGCCCGCCGCCACGGCATCGAGTTCGATGCCTTCACTTTCCACGACGACCATCGCGCGCTGGTAACGGCGATCGAGGACGTCGCCGACGATCGCCCGCGCCGCAAGCGCGAGTACGGTGTCAGCGCGGCACTGGCGCGCCTTGGCTTCGCGGTGAGCGACAACTACCGCGAGGCGCGCGCGCTGATCGGCTTCTTTGGCGAGACCCAGCTGAAGCTGCTGCGCATGTTCAAGGAGCCTTCGCGCTTCCGCCCCACCGCGACCGTGCACCACATGGAGCAGGTCGGCCTCGACGCGGTGCCGCTGATCGCCCTGCTGTGCTTCCTGGTCGGCGCGGTGGTCGCCTTCCTCGGCGCCAACATCCTCGCCGACTTCGGTGCGCAGATCTATGTGGTCGAACTGGTCAGCATTGCGTTCCTGCGCGAGTTCGGCGTTTTGCTGACCGCGATCGTGCTGGCCGGCCGCACCGCCAGCGCCTTCACCGCGCAGATCGGCGCGATGGTCAGTCGCGAGGAGGTCGATGCGATCCGCACGCTCGGCATGGACCCGGTCGACCTGCTGGTGATCCCGCGCATGCTGGCGCTGCTGGTGATGCTGCCGCTGCTGACCTTCATCGCGATGGTCTTCGGCCTCATCGGCGGCCTGACCGTCGGCGCCTACAACCTCGACATCCCGCCGCAGCAATACCTGGCCCGCATGCACGAGACGATGGAGCTGCGGCATTTCCTGGTCGGCCTGTCGAAGGCGCCGGTGTTCGCGCTGCTGATCAGCCTGATCGGTTGCCTGGAAGGGCTGCAGGTCGAAGGCACGGCGCAGTCGGTCGGTGAACGCACCACCTCCAGCGTCGTTCAGTCGATCTCGATGGTGATCGTGCTCGATGCGTTCTTCGCCATCTGGTTCATGGAAATGGGCATCTGA
- a CDS encoding DUF4124 domain-containing protein — protein MPRQSVRLLPGLVAGLCLVVALPVSAAKVYQWKDAQGVTHYSDAPPAGQEYKNRGQHEDTGKPAPTAAAKPVVNSNCSNARSNLTILQGNQPVAVDEDKDGKPDRSLNDSERANRTQLAEAQIKTYCEGGAVTSGG, from the coding sequence ATGCCCCGCCAGTCCGTCCGTCTGCTGCCCGGCCTCGTCGCCGGCCTGTGCCTGGTCGTCGCACTGCCCGTCAGTGCGGCCAAGGTCTACCAGTGGAAAGACGCCCAGGGCGTCACCCACTACTCCGATGCGCCTCCGGCGGGCCAGGAGTACAAGAACCGCGGCCAACACGAGGACACCGGCAAGCCGGCACCCACTGCCGCCGCCAAACCGGTGGTCAATTCCAACTGCAGCAACGCGCGCAGCAACCTGACCATTCTCCAGGGCAACCAGCCGGTCGCCGTCGACGAGGACAAGGACGGCAAGCCCGACCGCAGCCTCAACGACAGCGAGCGCGCAAACCGCACCCAGCTGGCCGAAGCGCAGATCAAGACCTATTGCGAGGGCGGTGCCGTCACCAGCGGCGGCTGA
- a CDS encoding proline--tRNA ligase — MRLSQFHLHTSKETPAEAEIVSHKLMLKAGMIRKLAAGLYTWSPLGLRVLRKVERAVREEMNASGAIEVLMPSVQPRELWEETGRWEKFGGQLLKIQDRKEAWYCYGPTHEEVITDFARQELSSYKQLPVNFYQIQTKFRDEIRPRFGVMRAREFLMKDAYSFHLSDEDLGVEYKNMYDTYGRIFTRLGLKFRAVSADSGAIGGAVSHEFHVLAESGEDALAFHSGSDYAANVELAQAAEPAPRAAASEAMRKVDTPTQKTCEDVAALMGIALQRTVKSVAIIGADADGNAQFVLALVRGDHVVNEIKLSKLAGLGEYRLATEAEIVAHLGSEPGFLGPVAPRKAIRVIADRSVAAMADFVVGANEAGYHLAGINWGRDLAEPDVVADIRNVVEGDIAPDGEGTIGLARGIEVGHVFQLGRKYAEAMKLTVLDANGKAATPAMGCYGIGVSRIVAAAIEQNNDDNGIIWPEAMAPWQAVVCVINPKGDATVAQAAQDLYAELNAAGIETALDDRGLRPGAMFADMELIGIPHRIVVSERGLASGTFEYRHRRASEAENLDRAALLARLGK; from the coding sequence ATGCGCCTGTCGCAGTTCCACCTCCACACCAGCAAGGAAACGCCCGCCGAGGCCGAGATCGTCAGTCACAAGCTGATGCTCAAGGCCGGCATGATCCGCAAGCTTGCCGCTGGCCTGTACACGTGGTCGCCGCTGGGCCTGCGCGTGCTGCGCAAGGTGGAGCGCGCCGTGCGCGAGGAAATGAACGCAAGCGGTGCGATCGAAGTGCTGATGCCTTCGGTGCAGCCCAGGGAGCTGTGGGAGGAAACCGGGCGCTGGGAGAAGTTCGGCGGCCAGCTGCTGAAGATCCAGGACCGCAAGGAAGCCTGGTACTGCTACGGCCCCACGCACGAGGAGGTCATCACCGACTTCGCGCGCCAGGAGCTGTCGAGCTACAAGCAGCTGCCGGTCAACTTCTACCAGATCCAGACCAAGTTCCGCGACGAGATCCGCCCGCGCTTCGGCGTGATGCGCGCGCGCGAGTTCCTGATGAAGGACGCCTACTCCTTCCACCTCAGCGACGAGGACCTGGGCGTCGAGTACAAGAACATGTACGACACCTACGGCCGCATCTTCACGCGCCTGGGCCTTAAGTTCCGCGCCGTCTCGGCCGACTCCGGCGCCATCGGCGGCGCGGTGTCGCACGAGTTCCACGTGCTGGCCGAGTCGGGCGAGGATGCGCTCGCGTTCCACAGCGGCTCGGACTATGCCGCCAACGTCGAACTCGCGCAGGCCGCCGAACCCGCTCCGCGCGCGGCCGCAAGCGAAGCGATGCGCAAGGTCGACACGCCGACGCAGAAGACCTGCGAGGACGTCGCCGCGCTGATGGGCATCGCGCTGCAGCGCACGGTGAAGTCGGTGGCGATCATCGGCGCCGACGCCGACGGCAACGCCCAGTTCGTGCTCGCGCTGGTGCGCGGCGACCACGTGGTCAACGAAATCAAGCTGTCGAAGCTGGCCGGCCTGGGCGAGTACCGCCTGGCCACGGAGGCCGAGATCGTGGCCCACCTGGGCAGCGAACCCGGTTTCCTCGGCCCGGTTGCGCCGCGCAAGGCCATCCGCGTGATCGCCGATCGCAGCGTCGCCGCCATGGCTGACTTCGTCGTCGGCGCCAACGAGGCTGGCTATCACCTGGCCGGCATCAACTGGGGCCGCGACCTTGCCGAGCCGGACGTCGTCGCCGACATCCGTAACGTGGTCGAGGGTGACATCGCGCCGGATGGCGAGGGCACGATCGGCCTGGCCCGCGGCATCGAGGTCGGCCATGTATTCCAGCTCGGCCGCAAGTACGCCGAAGCAATGAAGCTGACCGTGCTCGACGCCAACGGCAAGGCGGCAACGCCGGCGATGGGCTGCTACGGCATCGGCGTGTCGCGGATCGTGGCGGCCGCCATCGAGCAGAACAACGACGACAACGGCATCATCTGGCCCGAGGCGATGGCGCCGTGGCAGGCAGTGGTGTGCGTGATCAACCCCAAGGGCGACGCAACCGTCGCGCAGGCCGCCCAGGACCTCTACGCCGAGCTCAACGCCGCCGGCATCGAGACCGCGCTCGACGACCGTGGCCTGCGCCCGGGCGCGATGTTCGCCGACATGGAACTGATCGGCATCCCGCACCGGATCGTCGTGTCCGAACGCGGCCTTGCCTCGGGCACGTTCGAGTACCGCCACCGTCGCGCCAGCGAGGCGGAGAATCTCGACCGCGCCGCACTCCTGGCCAGACTCGGCAAGTAA
- a CDS encoding valine--tRNA ligase, which produces MTDTLASSYDPKQFETRLYEEWERSGVFKPSGKGEPYTILLPPPNVTGTLHMGHAFQHTLQDALIRYHRMRGYDTLWQMGTDHAGIATEMVVARNLGRDGLTRDDLGRDGFIEKVWEWKQHSGDTIERQMRRLGTSGDWSRSVFTMDPMAAQAVIEAFVRLHEEGLIYRGQRLVNWDPVLKTAISDLEVVNEEEDGFLWSISYPLSDGSGELTVATTRPETMLGDVAVMVHPLDERYTHLIGKTVTLPLSEREIPIIADDYVDREFGTGVVKVTPAHDFNDYAVGQRHGLPLINIFTHVAAVNGNAPEKYRGLDRYEARKVVLADLEAAGRLVETKPHKLQVPRGDRTGQVIEPYLTDQWFVKMDTLAARGLELVEQGDVKLVPSNWISTYRHWMENIQDWCISRQLWWGHRIPAWYDDDGNIFVGRNEDEVRARHSLDHTVKLSQDSDVLETWFSSQLWPFSTMGWPNEEAMAERGFDRYVPSSVLVTGFDIIFFWVARMIMATDHFTGRVPFKDVYITGLVRDKDGQKMSKSKGNILDPLDLIDGISLDDLLAKRTAGLMQPKMAEKIGKATRKEFPDGIPAFGADALRFTIAALATHGRDIRFDLGRAEGYKNFCNKLWNATRFVLMNTEGASFSGAPQPKTDPERWILSRLAKVAAEAETHFASYRFDLLAQALYEFAWNEFCDWFVELAKPALQGDDAAAAESTRHTLLFVLERLLSLLHPLVPFVSEELWQQVAPKLGLADTTIMLRPYPQASDFAAQDYTAAEADVEWLKSMVSALRRIRSELNVAPSKTIPLLLAGCTAADRDRATRFDSQLRFLTRLESIAILDDAAAAPAAATALVGELKLLVPLEGLVDLGAERTRLDKEIKRVEGEIGKCHNKLASETFVANAPPAVVEQERKRLADWNLQREALASQRAKLG; this is translated from the coding sequence GAGTGGGAGCGCAGCGGTGTATTCAAGCCCAGCGGCAAGGGCGAGCCCTATACCATCCTGCTGCCGCCGCCGAACGTCACCGGCACGCTGCACATGGGCCACGCGTTCCAGCACACGCTGCAGGACGCGCTGATCCGCTACCACCGCATGCGTGGCTACGACACGCTGTGGCAGATGGGCACCGACCACGCCGGCATCGCCACCGAGATGGTGGTTGCGCGCAACCTCGGTCGCGATGGCCTCACCCGCGACGATCTCGGTCGCGACGGCTTCATCGAGAAGGTGTGGGAGTGGAAGCAGCACTCCGGCGACACAATCGAGCGGCAGATGCGCCGCCTGGGCACGTCCGGCGACTGGTCGCGCAGCGTCTTCACGATGGACCCGATGGCCGCGCAGGCGGTGATCGAGGCGTTCGTGCGCCTGCACGAGGAAGGCCTGATCTACCGCGGCCAGCGCCTGGTCAACTGGGACCCGGTGCTGAAGACGGCGATCTCCGACCTGGAAGTGGTCAACGAAGAAGAAGACGGCTTCCTGTGGTCGATCAGCTACCCGCTGAGCGACGGTAGCGGTGAACTGACCGTGGCTACCACGCGTCCGGAAACCATGCTCGGCGACGTCGCGGTGATGGTGCATCCGCTCGACGAGCGCTACACCCACCTGATCGGCAAGACCGTCACGCTGCCGCTGAGCGAGCGCGAGATTCCGATCATCGCCGACGACTACGTCGACCGCGAGTTCGGCACCGGCGTGGTCAAGGTCACGCCCGCGCACGACTTCAACGACTACGCCGTCGGCCAGCGCCACGGCCTGCCGCTGATCAACATCTTCACCCACGTCGCGGCGGTCAACGGCAATGCGCCGGAGAAGTACCGCGGCCTGGACCGTTACGAGGCGCGCAAGGTCGTGCTCGCCGACCTGGAAGCCGCCGGCCGCCTGGTCGAGACCAAGCCGCACAAGCTGCAGGTGCCGCGCGGCGATCGCACCGGCCAGGTGATCGAGCCGTACCTGACCGACCAGTGGTTCGTGAAGATGGACACGCTGGCCGCGCGCGGCCTGGAGCTGGTCGAGCAAGGCGACGTCAAGCTCGTCCCCTCCAACTGGATCAGCACCTACCGCCACTGGATGGAGAACATCCAGGACTGGTGCATCAGCCGCCAGCTGTGGTGGGGCCATCGCATCCCGGCGTGGTACGACGACGACGGCAACATCTTCGTCGGCCGCAACGAGGACGAAGTGCGCGCGCGCCATTCGCTCGACCACACCGTCAAGCTGTCGCAGGACAGCGACGTCCTCGAGACCTGGTTCTCCTCGCAGCTTTGGCCGTTCAGCACCATGGGCTGGCCGAACGAGGAGGCCATGGCCGAGCGCGGGTTCGACCGCTACGTGCCGTCGAGCGTGCTGGTCACCGGCTTCGACATCATCTTCTTCTGGGTGGCGCGCATGATCATGGCGACCGACCACTTCACCGGTCGCGTCCCGTTCAAGGACGTCTACATCACCGGCCTGGTCCGCGACAAGGACGGCCAGAAGATGTCGAAGTCGAAGGGCAACATCCTCGATCCGCTCGACCTGATCGACGGCATCTCGCTCGACGACCTGCTGGCAAAGCGCACCGCCGGCCTGATGCAGCCGAAGATGGCCGAGAAGATCGGGAAGGCCACGCGCAAGGAATTCCCCGACGGCATCCCGGCGTTCGGCGCCGACGCGCTGCGTTTCACCATCGCCGCACTCGCCACCCACGGCCGCGACATCCGCTTCGACCTCGGCCGCGCCGAGGGCTACAAGAACTTCTGCAACAAGCTGTGGAACGCCACGCGCTTCGTGCTGATGAACACCGAGGGCGCCAGCTTCAGCGGCGCGCCGCAGCCGAAGACGGACCCCGAGCGCTGGATCCTCTCGCGCCTGGCCAAGGTCGCCGCCGAGGCCGAGACGCACTTCGCCAGCTACCGCTTCGACCTGCTCGCGCAGGCGCTGTACGAGTTCGCCTGGAACGAGTTCTGCGACTGGTTCGTCGAGCTGGCCAAGCCGGCGCTGCAGGGTGACGACGCGGCCGCGGCGGAAAGCACGCGCCACACCCTGCTGTTCGTGCTCGAACGGCTGCTGTCGCTGCTGCACCCGCTGGTGCCGTTCGTCAGCGAGGAGCTGTGGCAGCAGGTCGCTCCGAAGCTCGGTCTCGCCGACACCACCATCATGCTGCGCCCGTACCCGCAGGCATCGGACTTCGCCGCGCAGGATTACACCGCCGCCGAGGCCGACGTCGAATGGCTCAAGTCGATGGTCAGCGCGCTGCGCAGGATCCGCAGCGAACTCAACGTCGCGCCGTCGAAGACTATCCCGTTGCTGCTGGCCGGCTGCACCGCGGCCGATCGCGACCGTGCCACCCGCTTCGACTCGCAGCTGCGCTTCCTGACCCGCCTGGAATCCATCGCCATCCTCGACGACGCTGCCGCCGCGCCCGCCGCGGCGACCGCGCTGGTCGGCGAACTCAAGCTGCTGGTGCCGCTGGAAGGCCTGGTCGACCTGGGTGCCGAGCGCACGCGCCTGGACAAGGAGATCAAGCGCGTCGAAGGCGAGATCGGCAAGTGCCACAACAAGCTGGCCAGCGAGACCTTCGTCGCCAATGCACCGCCGGCCGTGGTCGAGCAGGAGCGCAAGCGCCTGGCCGACTGGAACCTGCAGCGCGAGGCACTGGCTTCGCAGCGGGCCAAGCTGGGCTGA
- a CDS encoding threonine/serine ThrE exporter family protein, whose protein sequence is MSNPSPLSAASYAARINFVIELAERLHAYGTTAQRLEGAISAVAQQLRLECEPWSNPTGMILTFSDPQRPPGDSDTTRVIRLPPGENDLYRLAETDRIAEDVVAGRLGLAEAHAQMSALDRPPTWRSRAMQVLGYCLAATAIAGVLRLPWLDICVAGANGLLIGLFVQVSEAQPRFKEPLEAVAAMFAASVTLLVAAYVAPLNQNTVIIASLIVLLPGMALTNAVNELTSQHLVSGTARFAGALTTVLKLAIGTVIALYLAEMIGLDAQVRASRPQPEWVEWAALALASFAFAVLFRANRRDYPKVMAAAASGYLISRFGGQAFGSPAGIFLAALVLTAAGNAYARWWNRPGAILRVPGIIMLVPGSASLRGFLTLIQQQDVDAGQAALLAVLNILLALVAGLLFGNLLLPARRNL, encoded by the coding sequence ATGTCGAATCCGTCTCCCCTGAGCGCCGCCAGCTACGCCGCCCGCATCAATTTCGTGATCGAGCTGGCCGAGCGACTGCATGCCTACGGCACCACCGCGCAAAGGCTCGAGGGGGCGATCAGCGCGGTCGCGCAGCAGCTTCGGCTGGAGTGCGAACCCTGGTCGAATCCGACCGGCATGATCCTGACCTTCAGCGACCCGCAGCGTCCGCCGGGCGACAGCGACACCACGCGCGTGATCCGCCTGCCGCCGGGTGAGAACGATCTGTACCGCCTGGCCGAAACCGACCGCATCGCCGAAGACGTCGTCGCCGGTCGCCTCGGCCTGGCCGAGGCGCACGCGCAGATGAGCGCGCTCGACCGCCCGCCGACGTGGCGCTCGCGCGCGATGCAGGTGCTTGGCTACTGCCTGGCGGCGACGGCGATCGCCGGCGTGCTGCGCCTGCCGTGGCTGGACATCTGCGTAGCGGGTGCCAACGGCCTGCTGATTGGTCTGTTCGTGCAGGTGTCGGAAGCGCAACCGCGTTTCAAGGAACCGCTCGAAGCGGTCGCCGCGATGTTCGCCGCGAGCGTGACCCTGCTGGTCGCCGCGTACGTGGCGCCGTTGAACCAGAACACGGTCATCATCGCGTCGCTGATCGTGCTGCTGCCCGGCATGGCGCTGACCAACGCCGTCAACGAGCTCACCAGCCAGCACCTGGTGTCGGGCACGGCCCGCTTCGCCGGTGCGTTGACGACGGTGCTCAAGCTCGCCATCGGCACCGTGATCGCGCTGTACCTGGCCGAGATGATCGGACTCGATGCGCAGGTACGGGCGTCGCGGCCGCAGCCGGAATGGGTGGAGTGGGCGGCGCTGGCGCTGGCGTCCTTCGCCTTCGCGGTGCTGTTCCGGGCCAACCGTCGCGATTACCCGAAGGTGATGGCGGCAGCGGCCAGCGGCTACCTGATTTCCAGATTCGGCGGACAGGCCTTCGGCAGCCCGGCCGGCATCTTCCTGGCCGCGCTCGTGCTGACCGCCGCCGGCAATGCCTATGCGCGCTGGTGGAACCGGCCCGGCGCCATCCTGCGCGTGCCCGGCATCATCATGCTGGTTCCGGGCAGCGCCAGCCTGCGCGGCTTCCTCACGCTGATCCAGCAGCAGGACGTCGATGCCGGCCAGGCCGCGCTGCTGGCCGTGCTGAATATCCTGCTGGCCCTGGTCGCCGGCCTGCTGTTCGGCAACCTGCTGCTGCCGGCGCGACGCAATCTGTAA
- a CDS encoding alanine acetyltransferase, with product MSALWSPQQHEWLQAMGHQVWALGGAQSVESGSQAVSNAQDAPADARREAAALLKGEGAVRARPAAPAPAPREPARADRLMLAVLRAAGRDSGDADVAVLVTDLASLRGNAAAKRALWPHLRALRRRSGSA from the coding sequence ATGAGCGCGCTGTGGAGCCCGCAGCAGCACGAATGGCTGCAGGCCATGGGCCACCAGGTGTGGGCCCTGGGCGGCGCGCAGTCGGTCGAGTCCGGTTCGCAGGCCGTTTCCAACGCGCAGGACGCTCCGGCCGATGCCCGCCGTGAAGCCGCAGCACTGTTGAAGGGCGAGGGTGCTGTGCGGGCGCGACCGGCGGCACCGGCCCCGGCGCCGCGCGAACCGGCCCGGGCTGATCGCCTGATGCTGGCGGTGCTGCGTGCGGCCGGACGCGACAGTGGCGATGCCGATGTGGCTGTACTGGTTACCGACCTCGCTTCGCTGCGCGGCAATGCCGCGGCCAAGCGCGCGCTGTGGCCCCACCTGCGGGCGTTGCGCCGACGGAGTGGCTCGGCGTGA
- the rimI gene encoding ribosomal protein S18-alanine N-acetyltransferase, whose amino-acid sequence MREDDLDAVHAVEIRAYEFPWTVGIFRDCLRADYPAWLLQQGGEIVGYFLMSIAAGEAHVLNICIDPARQGRGHGRHLLRAMMHVARGRGAERVFLEVRPSNAGAIALYHSEGFNEIGRRPRYYPARDGREDALVMAIELLPPEQ is encoded by the coding sequence ATGCGCGAGGACGACCTCGACGCGGTGCACGCGGTCGAGATCCGCGCCTACGAATTTCCATGGACAGTCGGCATCTTCCGCGACTGCCTGCGCGCCGACTACCCGGCCTGGCTGCTGCAGCAGGGCGGCGAGATCGTCGGCTACTTCCTGATGAGCATCGCCGCCGGCGAGGCGCACGTGCTCAATATCTGCATCGACCCGGCGCGCCAGGGGCGAGGTCACGGCCGCCACCTGCTGCGGGCGATGATGCATGTCGCACGCGGTCGCGGCGCCGAGCGCGTGTTCCTGGAAGTACGGCCCTCCAATGCCGGGGCGATCGCGCTCTACCATTCCGAAGGCTTCAACGAGATCGGTCGCCGCCCGCGCTACTACCCGGCGCGCGATGGCCGCGAGGATGCGCTGGTGATGGCGATCGAGCTTCTCCCGCCGGAGCAGTGA